A DNA window from Candidatus Saccharibacteria bacterium oral taxon 955 contains the following coding sequences:
- a CDS encoding TraM recognition domain-containing protein, translated as MGGVSAFITLFIVTALIVGGTTVIFIFYRRTLREAKNYERGLKMVPILIHLPPASEDIADENRDKRDLTEEVLSQAQVMYNIIASTATKGFKSKIYGQRHLSFEIVARDGLIYYYAVVPTVLTDVVRQAIAAAYPAARLEEVTEHTVFSRVGKTSGTIGGEFTLKKSFSYPIATYLESKRDASRALLNAISAAGREDGVGLQILIRPASEGWTKSSLNLADKITKDKGVKKTGVFSGMVSPREIMEALWKPPEEDEKKADEKQLNAVEQSTIEAIQEKTRYPGYEVLVRVVVSSNTAARSQALLKNIVAAFALFDSPTYNGFRFNLSKNIEELASSYIFRFFPQQINQNILNSVELATIFHLPDQNSIPTSQVKRQMSKQVDGPTQVMDEGLLLGYNEFRGVKKPIRLGIKDRRRHVHIIGQTGVGKSVLQENLAYQDMMDGRGFAFVDPHGDSVEALLSKIPKERVEDVVYFNPSDMSNPIGLNMFEFDHPDQKDFLIQEAISMLYGLYDPGHTGIVGPRLEHIFRNCALLLMSDPKGGTFVDIPKLLVDEEFMKSKLKYVTDRQVLDFWTKEFPASQRSSEAGEVISWVSAKFGPFVNNDTMRNIIGQQKSGINLADVMNNNKILLVNLSKGKMGDLNSKLLGIIFVMKFQAAAMARANMPEEERKDFTLYVDEFQNFATDSFETILSEARKYRLSLVLGNQFMTQLKEELREAIIGNVGTTITGRIGITDAEIMVKRYTPVFDAEDLTKLPNYESVVVAQIEGVPSAPFSMSWIPPMGQSNQQLSDALKRLSAAKYGRPRSQVEQEIAQRLSLGEAASGSRAPWRSAANSSGSSFLDEWLAKRKRMTGGVGVPTTSTGLQQAGSGVASGQQPVAPVQAQAMTPGQSGVPRQHANVSAQASPDTAMPSSSSVGTKRPTMYSPQPSLQEEMEKELREDSNKLTLRGQGSSDEVSIKLH; from the coding sequence ATGGGTGGGGTGAGTGCATTTATTACGTTATTTATCGTAACAGCTCTTATTGTGGGTGGAACGACGGTTATTTTTATTTTTTACCGTAGGACGCTACGTGAGGCGAAGAACTATGAACGCGGACTAAAAATGGTGCCTATCCTAATTCACCTTCCTCCGGCTAGCGAGGATATTGCTGACGAAAATCGTGACAAGCGAGACCTTACTGAGGAGGTATTGTCTCAGGCGCAAGTAATGTACAACATTATTGCAAGCACTGCCACAAAGGGATTTAAGAGTAAGATATATGGACAGAGGCACTTATCGTTTGAGATTGTTGCTCGTGATGGATTGATATATTACTATGCGGTCGTGCCGACAGTTTTAACTGATGTGGTTCGACAAGCTATCGCAGCCGCTTATCCTGCAGCTCGGCTTGAGGAAGTTACTGAGCATACGGTATTTAGTCGTGTTGGTAAGACAAGTGGCACAATAGGTGGTGAATTTACGCTGAAGAAAAGCTTCTCTTATCCAATTGCCACATACCTAGAGTCAAAGCGCGATGCCTCTAGGGCTCTTCTGAATGCTATATCTGCCGCTGGTCGAGAAGATGGTGTGGGTCTGCAGATACTTATACGACCAGCTAGTGAGGGTTGGACTAAGTCTTCGCTTAATCTTGCTGATAAGATTACTAAAGATAAAGGGGTAAAAAAAACAGGGGTGTTCTCTGGCATGGTCTCTCCGAGGGAAATAATGGAGGCACTTTGGAAACCGCCAGAAGAAGACGAGAAAAAGGCCGACGAAAAGCAGTTGAACGCTGTCGAGCAGTCTACTATTGAGGCTATTCAGGAAAAAACTAGATACCCAGGGTACGAGGTGCTCGTACGTGTTGTGGTTTCCTCGAATACTGCTGCTCGCTCTCAGGCTCTTCTAAAAAATATCGTAGCTGCTTTTGCTCTATTTGACTCGCCTACGTACAATGGTTTCAGGTTTAATCTTTCGAAAAATATAGAGGAACTGGCGTCTTCTTATATATTCCGTTTTTTCCCTCAGCAGATTAATCAGAATATCTTAAACAGTGTTGAGCTTGCTACGATATTCCATTTGCCTGATCAGAACAGCATTCCTACGTCCCAGGTTAAGAGGCAGATGAGCAAGCAGGTTGATGGTCCGACGCAGGTTATGGATGAGGGTCTATTGCTCGGCTATAACGAGTTTCGAGGGGTAAAGAAGCCAATTAGACTTGGAATTAAAGATCGACGACGACACGTGCATATTATTGGTCAGACGGGTGTCGGGAAGTCTGTTTTGCAGGAGAATCTCGCTTATCAGGATATGATGGATGGCCGTGGATTTGCTTTTGTCGATCCGCATGGTGACTCTGTAGAGGCGCTGCTCTCCAAGATACCTAAAGAGCGTGTTGAGGATGTGGTGTACTTTAATCCAAGCGATATGAGTAACCCAATTGGGCTCAATATGTTTGAGTTTGATCATCCGGACCAGAAAGACTTTCTTATTCAGGAGGCGATTAGTATGCTTTATGGTCTCTATGATCCGGGCCACACGGGGATAGTTGGCCCGCGTTTGGAGCATATTTTCCGTAACTGTGCACTACTCCTTATGAGTGACCCTAAGGGGGGAACGTTTGTTGACATTCCAAAGTTGCTGGTAGACGAAGAGTTTATGAAAAGCAAACTAAAATATGTGACTGATCGGCAGGTTCTTGATTTTTGGACTAAAGAGTTTCCGGCAAGTCAACGCTCCAGTGAAGCTGGCGAAGTCATTAGCTGGGTTAGTGCTAAGTTTGGTCCGTTCGTCAACAACGATACCATGCGAAATATTATAGGTCAGCAAAAAAGCGGGATTAACCTTGCTGATGTTATGAATAACAACAAGATTTTACTTGTGAATCTTTCAAAAGGTAAGATGGGCGACCTTAACTCTAAGCTGCTTGGTATCATATTTGTGATGAAGTTTCAGGCTGCGGCAATGGCTAGGGCTAATATGCCAGAAGAGGAAAGAAAAGACTTCACACTATATGTTGATGAGTTTCAGAATTTTGCTACTGACAGCTTTGAGACGATCCTGTCGGAGGCTCGTAAATATCGACTGAGTCTTGTCCTCGGAAATCAGTTCATGACTCAGTTAAAGGAAGAGCTGAGGGAGGCTATCATTGGTAACGTAGGTACTACTATTACGGGCCGAATTGGTATCACTGATGCAGAGATTATGGTAAAGCGTTATACTCCAGTTTTTGATGCCGAGGATCTGACTAAACTGCCTAATTATGAGTCGGTTGTGGTTGCGCAGATTGAGGGTGTGCCCTCGGCGCCATTTAGTATGAGTTGGATTCCTCCTATGGGGCAATCTAATCAGCAGCTTAGTGATGCCCTGAAGCGCTTGTCTGCGGCCAAATACGGTCGTCCTCGTAGTCAGGTAGAGCAGGAGATAGCCCAGCGTCTCTCATTAGGGGAAGCCGCATCTGGATCTCGCGCCCCTTGGCGATCTGCGGCTAACTCTTCGGGTTCATCTTTTCTCGATGAATGGTTAGCAAAGCGAAAGCGGATGACAGGTGGGGTCGGTGTGCCGACGACATCTACAGGCCTTCAGCAGGCTGGGTCGGGTGTCGCGAGCGGGCAGCAGCCCGTGGCGCCAGTACAGGCTCAGGCGATGACTCCTGGTCAGAGCGGAGTACCTCGCCAGCATGCAAATGTTTCGGCGCAGGCTTCGCCTGATACCGCCATGCCATCGTCTTCTTCTGTCGGCACAAAGCGCCCAACTATGTATAGCCCACAGCCGTCTCTCCAGGAGGAGATGGAGAAGGAGCTTAGGGAGGACTCTAATAAGCTAACTCTTCGAGGGCAGGGATCTAGTGATGAGGTGTCGATAAAACTGCACTAG
- the gyrB gene encoding DNA topoisomerase (ATP-hydrolyzing) subunit B, giving the protein MAKHKDDSSYDGSQIQVLEGLDPVRKRPGMYIGSTGYEGVHHLIKEIADNSVDEAIAGHGTRVDIRILEDGGLEVTDDGRGIPVDKHPKTGLSTLETVLTVLHAGGKFGGGGYKVSSGLHGVGSSVVNALSARMIAEVVKNGELYRVEFERGKTSVPFKKVGKTDRSRGTRITFYPDPEIFKETVTFDYKWVVSYLRHQAYLTKGLYGTVYDERTKERQAFYFEGGIKSYVKNLNVGKETLGDEVFYVEKRVDDSMVEVAIQYNDSYIETVRPFANNVLTPDGGTHLVGFRAALTRAINDYARKNSLLKEKEDNLSGDDIREGLTAVILVKLPDPQFEGQTKNKLGNPEVRRYVEQVMNEYFAYFLDENPATAKKIVGKALLAARARKAARAARDSVIRKGVLDGASLPGKLADCSSKNPAECELYIVEGDSAGGSAKSGRDSKTQAILPLRGKVLNTERARLDRMLANNEIVSLIKGMGVGIGDQFDINGLRYDRIIIMTDADVDGSHIATLLMTFFFRYMKEVVEGGHIYLAKPPLFLIKMGGNKREYAYNEEELDNKLRAMIEERKARGASVDESESLVKQAGLNESSLQRYKGLGEMDASQLWDTTMNPENRVLVQVKIEDAERADAIFTKLMGDEVSLRKSFIQTRAKDVSLEELDV; this is encoded by the coding sequence ATGGCTAAACACAAAGACGACAGCTCTTATGATGGCTCGCAAATCCAGGTCCTAGAGGGGCTTGATCCTGTTCGTAAACGCCCGGGAATGTATATTGGGAGCACTGGATATGAAGGCGTTCATCATCTTATTAAGGAGATTGCCGACAACTCGGTTGACGAGGCAATTGCAGGACATGGCACGCGAGTTGATATTCGTATTCTTGAGGATGGAGGTCTTGAGGTAACTGATGACGGACGGGGTATCCCTGTCGATAAGCATCCAAAAACAGGCTTGAGCACACTAGAGACGGTGCTTACTGTCCTTCATGCCGGCGGTAAGTTTGGTGGAGGGGGATACAAGGTCTCGTCCGGATTGCACGGTGTCGGTTCAAGTGTTGTCAACGCTCTCTCTGCACGTATGATCGCTGAGGTTGTAAAAAATGGTGAACTGTACCGAGTGGAATTTGAGCGAGGGAAGACGTCGGTACCGTTCAAAAAAGTAGGCAAGACAGATCGTAGTCGTGGTACGCGGATTACTTTTTACCCAGATCCGGAAATATTTAAAGAAACTGTCACGTTTGATTATAAATGGGTTGTTAGTTACCTTCGTCATCAGGCATATCTGACTAAGGGGTTGTATGGTACGGTATACGACGAGCGAACAAAAGAGCGCCAGGCCTTTTATTTTGAGGGGGGCATTAAAAGCTATGTAAAAAATCTCAATGTAGGAAAAGAGACTTTAGGTGATGAGGTGTTCTATGTCGAGAAGCGGGTCGATGACTCTATGGTAGAGGTAGCTATCCAATACAACGACTCATACATAGAAACGGTACGACCGTTCGCCAATAACGTGCTGACACCAGATGGGGGGACTCATCTGGTAGGGTTTCGTGCTGCTCTTACCAGAGCTATTAATGATTACGCACGAAAGAATAGTCTCCTAAAGGAGAAAGAAGATAACTTAAGTGGTGATGATATTCGCGAGGGGCTCACTGCCGTAATCCTTGTTAAACTTCCAGATCCACAATTTGAAGGTCAAACCAAGAATAAACTAGGCAATCCTGAGGTGCGTCGATATGTCGAACAGGTAATGAATGAGTATTTTGCGTACTTTCTCGACGAAAATCCTGCTACAGCGAAAAAGATCGTTGGTAAGGCGCTTCTTGCTGCGCGTGCTCGCAAAGCTGCTCGTGCGGCTCGAGATAGTGTTATTCGGAAGGGTGTATTGGACGGGGCAAGCCTTCCGGGTAAGCTAGCTGATTGCTCGAGCAAGAATCCCGCTGAATGTGAGCTATATATCGTGGAGGGTGACTCGGCTGGTGGGTCTGCAAAGAGCGGCCGCGATAGTAAGACTCAAGCAATTCTTCCGTTAAGAGGTAAGGTTCTTAACACGGAGAGGGCACGCCTCGACCGAATGCTGGCTAATAATGAAATCGTTAGCCTAATCAAGGGTATGGGCGTCGGCATTGGGGATCAGTTTGATATCAATGGTCTTCGCTATGACAGGATTATTATCATGACTGACGCCGATGTTGATGGAAGCCATATCGCGACACTTTTGATGACATTCTTTTTCCGCTACATGAAAGAGGTTGTCGAGGGGGGTCATATCTACCTTGCAAAACCACCTCTATTTCTCATAAAAATGGGCGGTAATAAGCGTGAGTATGCTTATAACGAAGAGGAACTGGATAATAAGTTGCGAGCAATGATCGAAGAGCGAAAGGCCCGCGGGGCTAGTGTTGACGAGAGCGAATCGCTAGTAAAGCAGGCCGGGCTAAATGAGTCATCTCTACAGCGATACAAGGGTCTTGGTGAGATGGACGCTAGCCAGCTTTGGGACACTACTATGAATCCAGAGAATCGTGTGCTTGTCCAGGTGAAGATTGAAGATGCCGAGCGTGCGGATGCGATATTTACAAAATTAATGGGCGACGAAGTTAGCCTGCGTAAAAGCTTTATTCAAACTCGTGCAAAAGATGTTAGCCTAGAGGAGTTAGATGTCTAA
- a CDS encoding DUF11 domain-containing protein → MFRKLVSNLAFSPALVGQLGFYAKRLRKEEATRRIGLIFTALALVVQSFAVFSPPESANAASPNNILYGGCATKECILSAWDNNRQDFRSFMSYFGITRSELAAGTWRGYNSSYQIKGSDWPISFGRQSSKQRDGSVTVNGTSYYHGPLSAWGGNSWYAGLRGYSASAGEFAIMAVCGNLLLKRLPPPKVCPPGTIGTYPNCTTPPKMCTVPGKGHLRADDPRCKPDPVAKCESLKITKLLDNYQMSATSSVANGATVTGYIYTIKKDGVVVKTETIKSNKTTDSYTYTTKAQGSYTVELTVKTSLGDKTDSNCVKTFNVPAPEMCPQNPKLTKDSPECQPCPGDPTLWIKDEKCSASIVQTKTAVNITQGNVNASTTTAKASDKIMYTLEVVNRGKAPANVDIVEDLSDITDYASVTETGGGTYNADKKTLTWPSFKLEPGKSQTRMFTVQMANPIPAMGANVSDGKSYDCRMDNVFGNTVSINVGCPIQKRFVERTVSELPHTGPTENMIFAGATLAIVAYFYARSRQMKKEVRLIRRDFNAGTI, encoded by the coding sequence ATGTTTAGAAAACTCGTATCAAACCTCGCGTTTAGCCCCGCTCTCGTTGGACAGCTTGGGTTCTACGCGAAACGCCTCCGAAAAGAAGAGGCAACTCGTCGTATCGGTCTTATTTTTACAGCACTAGCCCTGGTAGTGCAATCATTTGCCGTATTTTCACCACCCGAGTCGGCAAACGCCGCAAGCCCCAACAATATACTTTATGGTGGCTGTGCAACAAAAGAGTGTATCTTATCCGCGTGGGACAATAATCGCCAAGATTTCCGTAGCTTCATGAGCTACTTTGGTATCACACGCTCGGAGCTGGCCGCAGGGACCTGGAGAGGATACAACAGCAGTTATCAGATCAAAGGTTCAGACTGGCCTATTAGCTTTGGCCGACAATCAAGCAAGCAGCGCGATGGTTCAGTTACAGTAAATGGTACTTCATACTACCATGGACCTCTCTCAGCCTGGGGCGGAAATAGTTGGTATGCGGGCTTAAGGGGTTATTCTGCTAGCGCTGGTGAGTTCGCCATTATGGCCGTATGCGGCAACCTACTACTCAAGAGGCTTCCTCCCCCAAAGGTGTGCCCTCCTGGAACTATAGGGACATACCCGAACTGCACAACACCTCCAAAGATGTGTACCGTACCAGGCAAAGGCCACTTAAGGGCAGACGACCCTAGATGCAAACCAGACCCTGTCGCAAAGTGCGAAAGCCTAAAGATCACAAAGCTACTGGACAACTATCAAATGTCCGCCACTAGTAGTGTGGCCAATGGCGCGACAGTTACAGGATATATATACACTATCAAGAAAGATGGCGTTGTAGTCAAGACGGAAACGATAAAATCAAACAAAACTACTGACTCATATACATACACTACCAAGGCACAGGGGTCCTACACCGTAGAGCTGACTGTGAAAACATCGCTCGGTGACAAAACCGACAGCAACTGCGTAAAAACATTCAACGTCCCCGCCCCAGAGATGTGTCCACAAAATCCAAAGCTCACAAAAGATAGTCCAGAGTGTCAGCCTTGTCCAGGCGATCCGACCCTATGGATAAAGGATGAAAAATGTTCAGCAAGTATTGTACAGACCAAAACGGCGGTAAATATTACCCAGGGTAACGTCAACGCCTCAACGACAACCGCCAAAGCCTCAGACAAGATTATGTACACTCTAGAGGTTGTAAACCGTGGTAAGGCACCTGCCAACGTAGATATTGTCGAAGATCTCTCAGATATCACAGACTACGCAAGCGTAACTGAAACTGGCGGAGGCACCTACAATGCTGATAAAAAAACTTTAACATGGCCATCGTTCAAGCTAGAGCCAGGTAAGTCACAAACTCGTATGTTTACCGTACAAATGGCAAACCCTATACCTGCCATGGGCGCCAACGTAAGCGATGGTAAATCATACGACTGTCGCATGGATAATGTATTTGGTAATACGGTGTCAATCAACGTAGGTTGCCCTATTCAAAAACGGTTCGTTGAACGTACCGTCTCAGAACTCCCGCATACTGGACCAACCGAGAATATGATTTTTGCAGGCGCAACACTAGCAATAGTCGCCTACTTCTACGCACGCTCGCGCCAGATGAAAAAAGAAGTCCGGCTCATTCGTCGCGATTTCAACGCAGGTACAATATAA